From Aspergillus fumigatus Af293 chromosome 5, whole genome shotgun sequence, a single genomic window includes:
- a CDS encoding uracil phosphoribosyltransferase has product MTSTGMNAAPSPAQGVGPIYRPEGEKPTATVSKDISYENVHVLPQTPQLIALLTMIRDKNTSRADFIFYSNRIIRLLVEEGLNHLPVVERSVTTPVGREYLGVRFEGKICGVSIMRAGEAMEQGLRDCCRSVRIGKILIQRDEETCKPKLFYEKLPLDIANRWVLLLDPMFATGGSATLAVETLKAKGVPEDRILFLNLIASPSGVADFAERFPNLRVVTAFIDQGLNEKKYIIPGLGDFGDRYYTM; this is encoded by the exons ATGACAAGCACTGGCATGAATGCTGCGCCTTCGCCCGCACAAGGTGTTGGCCCAATTTATAGACCTGAAGGCGAGAAACCCACAGCAACAGTGTCCAAAGACATTTCTTATGAGAATGTCCATGTGCTGCCACAAACTCCGCAACTAATTGCGCTTCTGAC TATGATAAGGGATAAAAATACAAGCCGTGCCGATTTTATTTTTTACTCCAACAGAATTATCCGACTCTTGGTGGAAGAGGGATTAAATCATCTACCAGTTGTCGAGCGATCCGTTACAACTCCTGTGGGTCGTGAATACCTCGGGGTCAGATTTGAAGGAAAGATATGTGGTGTCTCAATAATGAGGGCCGGAGAAGCAATGGAACAGGGTCTTAGGGATTGTTGTCGGTCGGTTCGAATTGGGAAAATTTTGATTCAGAGAGACGAAGAAACCTGCAAGCCGAAACTCTTCTACGAAAAGCTCCCCCTTGATATCGCCAACCGCTGGGTGCTACTCCTTGATCCGATGTTTGCAACCG GAGGCTCTGCAACGCTTGCTGTTGAAACCCTGAAGGCGAAGGGTGTGCCCGAAGATCGAATACTATTTCTCAACCTCATTGCAAGTCCCTCTGGGGTCGCAGATTTCGCAGAACGCTTTCCAAACCTTAGAGTAGTAACAGCGTTCATTGACCAAGGCTTGAACGAAAAGAA ATACATCATCCCTGGTTTAGGTGATTTTGGTGATCGGTATTATACCATGTAG
- a CDS encoding D-3-phosphoglycerate dehydrogenase: MATSAREINIRRDLNVSQNPNLSTSPTASFQSAPSSHGGSAFAGRAIPLANAKHLKPFATEDIKVLLLENVNQTGRDILTGQGYQVEFLKSSLPEDQLIEKIRDVHVIGIRSKTKLTSRVLKEARNLIVIGCFCIGTNQVDLQYAAEHGIAVFNSPFSNSRSVAELVIAEIIALARQLGDRSMEMHGGTWNKVSAKCWEIRGKTLGIVGYGHIGAQLSVLAEAMGMSVIFYDVLNLMALGTAQQVPTLEALLSKSDFVTLHVPELPETKDMISSQQFEQMKHGAYLINASRGSVVDIPALIHAMRSGKIAGAALDVYPNEPAGNGDYFNDDLNTWASDLRGLKNVILTPHIGGSTEEAQSAIGIEVGQALVRYVNEGTTLGAVNFPEVTLRSITMEEPNHARVIYIHHNVPGVLRKVNEILGDHNVDKQMTDSRGDVAYLMADISNVDNATIKELYERLESLSSRIMTRILY, encoded by the exons ATGGCGACATCTGCTCGAGAAATAAATATACGCCGAGACCTCAACGTCTCTCAGAATCCGAACCTTTCCACATCCCCAACGGCATCCTTTCAGTCTGCACCCTCGAGTCATGGAGGGTCTGCATTTGCAGGCCGCGCCATTCCATTAGCCAATGCAAAGCATTTAAAACCTTTCGCTACAGAGGACATCAAGGTGTTGCTTCTGGAGAACGTAAATCAAACTGGCCGCGATATTCTTACGGGACAAGGCTATCAAGTCGAGTTCCTCAAATCCTCTCTCCCGGAGGATCAACTAATAGAGAAGATACG TGATGTGCATGTGATTGGCATCCGCTCGAAGACAAAGCTCACATCCCGCGTCCTCAAGGAAGCTCGCAATCTAATCGTCATCGGGTGTTTCTGTATTGGGACTAACCAGGTCGACCTTCAATACGCAGCCGAGCATGGCATTGCAGTGTTCAATTCTCCGTTCAGCAACTCTAGAAGTGTGGCCGAATTGGTCATAGCTGAGATTATTGCCCTTGCCCGTCAGTTAGGTGACCGCTCCATGGAGATGCATGGCGGTACTTGGAATAAAGTAAGCGCTAAATGCTGGGAAATTCGTGGGAAGACTTTGG GAATCGTCGGCTATGGTCATATCGGCGCGCAATTGTCTGTTTTGGCCGAGGCAATGGGCATGTCGGTCATCTTCTACGATGTCTTGAATTTGATGGCACTGGGTACTGCCCAGCAAGTGCCGACGCTGGAAGCCCTTTTGTCCAAGTCTGACTTTGTTACTTTACATGTCCCTGAACTACCAGAAACTAAGGATATGATAAGCTCGCAACAATTCGAGCAAATGAAGCATGGGGCTTATTTGATTAATGCTTCTCGAGGAAGTGTTGTGGATATTCCCGCCCTCATTCACGCAATGCGTTCTGGTAAGATCGCAGGAGCTGCACTCGATGTCTACCCGAATGAGCCTGCCGGCAATGGTGACTATTTCAATGATGATCTTAACACTTGGGCCTCGGATCTCCGCGGTCTCAAGAACGTGATATTGACCCCACACATTGGAGGTAGCACCGAAGAAGCGCAGAGTGCCATAGGCATCGAGGTAGGACAAGCTTTAGTACGATACGTCAATGAAGGAACAACTCTCGGTGCCGTCAACTTTCCTGAAGTCACTCTTCGTTCAATCACAATGGAGGAACCCAACCATGCCAGG GTCATCTACATTCATCACAATGTCCCTGGAGTTCTGCGCAAAG TGAACGAGATTCTCGGGGACCATAATGTTGATAAACAAATGACTGATAGCAGAGGCGAT GTGGCCTACCTTATGGCTGATATCAGTAATGTCGACAATGCCACCATCAAGGAATTGTATGAAAGACTAGAAAGCTTGTCCT CCCGAATCATGACCAGAATATTATACTAG
- the rhbA gene encoding Rheb family small GTPase rhbA, with translation MPAAPKQRKIAIVGSRSVGKSSLTVRFVEHHFVESYYPTIENTFSRIIKYNGQDFATEIVDTAGQDEYSILNSKHFIGIHGYIIVYSVASRQSFDMVRVIRDKILNHLGADHVPLVVVGNKSDLKSEQRQVSLDEGRQLGEEFQCAFTEASARLDYNVTKAFDLMIGEIEKSQNPSQPAGGSKCILM, from the exons ATGCCTGCTGCGCCGAAACAGAGGAAGATTGCCATTGTTGGTAGTCGGTCCGTGG GCAAATCGTCTCTTACCGTCCGATTTGTTGAACATCATTTTGTCGAGAGCTATTATCCTACCATTGAGAATACGTTCAGTCGCATCATCAAGTACAACGGTCAGGATTTCGCCACAGAGATCGTTGATACAGCTGGTCAA GATGAATACAGCATCCTTAATTCTAAGCACTTTATCGGAATACACGGGTATATCATTGTCTATTCTGTAGCGTCCCGCCAGTCATTTGACATGGTGAGGGTTATACGCGACAAAATTCTGAATCATCTT GGAGCGGATCACGTTCCTCTCGTGGTTGTCGGAAACAAGAGCGATCTCAAATCGGAACAGCGTCAGGTTTCGCTGGACGAGGGTAGGCAATTGGGCGAAGAGTTTCAGTGTGCCTTCACTGAGGCTAGTGCTCGTCTCGACTACAACGTCACAAAAGCGTTTGATTTGATGATTGGCGAGATTGAGAAGTCCCAAAACCCGTCCCAACCAGCAGGCGGCAGCAAGTGCATACTAATGTAG
- the sgv1 gene encoding CDC2/CDK family serine/threonine-protein kinase — MAIASLERDDHGNPRFRGCTSIRDFEFLGKLGEGTFGEVYKARSKKDGSIVALKKILMHNEKDGFPITALREIKLLKMLSHRNILQLKEMAVERSKGDGRKKPSMYMVTPYMEHDLSGLLENPAVNFTEPQIKCYMLQLLEGLKYLHGNRILHRDMKAANLLISNNGVLQIADFGLARPYDEPPPEPGKGGGEAKRDYTTLVVTRWYRPPELLLQLRRYTTAIDMWGVGCVFGEMFKGKPILAGSSDLNQTQLIFNLVGTPTEENMPGWSSLPGCEGVKSFGYKPGSLREVFKDQNPMAISLLEELLKLDWRKRINAIDAINHPYFSSPPFPARPGELPSFEDSHEFDRRRFRGQRGAIPPAPAGGSVDQQQTTEIAVFPVLHALAGSLHTGFKTILQSALLKTGMLYHMDLQTRGSRFQASLVQKIAACLLNLLCLLIHHGAWVIQIGRHVREVNAIISEDGPMGNWIHTSRLTVTLVDILEKGKAIVRVPLLIGVIWNSNTLMKGINRVILGTDVLQEREAGVLTFERLEQRIEHCTDDDKLVLVSTDAERLRQMNPVTLLVLNDSKFITHLLLSMTY; from the exons ATGGCTATCGCATCTCTGGAAAGGGATGACCATGGCAATCCGAGATTCCGGGGTTGTACCAGCATCCGCGATTTTGAGTTCTTGGGCAAGCTAGGAGAAGGTACCTTTGG GGAAGTTTACAAGGCACGTTCAAAGAAAGATGGGTCTATTGTTGCACTAAAGAAGATTCTCATGCACAATGAGAAGGATGGT TTTCCTATCACGGCCCTTCGTGAAATTAAACTGCTGAAGATGTTATCGCACCGCAACATCCTACAGTTAAAGGAGATGGCTGTAGAACGAAGCAAAG GGGATGGACGCAAAAAACCAAGCATGTACATGGTGACTCCTTATATGGAGCATGATCTTTCGGGGCTGTTGGAGAACCCGGCAGTGAATTTCACTGAACCTCAAATAAAATGCTATAtgcttcagcttcttgaaggacTTAAATACCTACACGGT AACCGCATTCTACATCGAGACATGAAAG CTGCCAACTTGTTGATAAGCAACAACGGCGTACTTCAGATTGCGGATTTCGGCTTAGCTCGGCCATATGATGAGCCTCCACCTGAGCCCGGAAAGGGCGGAGGGGAAGCTAAAAGAGACTACACCACATTAGTTGTTACACGGTGGTACCGACCCCCGgaacttctccttcaacttCGACGTTATACAACAGCTATCGATATGTGGGGTGTTGG GTGCGTTTTCGGCGAAATGTTCAAGGGGAAACCGATTCTTGCTGGAAGCAGCGATCTCAACCAAACCCAGTTGATATTCAATCTTGTTGGAACACCAACTGAAGAAAACATGCCCGGTTGGAGTTCTCTACCTGGCTGCGAGGGGGTGAAAAGCTTTGGGTATAAACCAGGCAGTCTACGTGAGGTATTCAAAGA TCAAAATCCTATGGCCATATCCctgcttgaggagcttcTCAAGCTTGACTGGCGGAAAAGAATTAATGCTATTGATGCAATAAACCATCCTTACTTTTCCAGCCCGCCATTCCCTGCCCGACCTGGGGAGCTCCCTAGTTTTGAAGACTCACATGAATTTGATAGGAGACGTTTCCGTGGGCAACGAGGCGCCATTCCCCCGGCACCTGCAGGGGGCTCTGTGG ACCAACAACAGACAACAGAAATAGCCGTATTCCCGGTGCTTCACGCGTTGGCCGGCTCCCTCCACACGGGGTTCAAAACCATCCTACAAAGCGCCCTTTTGAAAACCGGAATGCTGTATCACATGGACCTTCAAACGCGGGGGAGTCGTTTCCAGGCTTCTCTGGTTCAAAAGATTGCGGCTTGCCTCCTAAACCTCCTGTGTCTGCTCATCCATCATGGAGCATGGGTTATTCAAATAGGGCGACACGTGAGAGAGGTCAACGCAATCATTTCGGAGGATGGCCCGATGGGAAACTGGATTCATACATCCCGACTTACAGTGACGCTAGTGGACATTCTCGAGAAAGGAAAGGCAATAGTCCGGGTTCCATTGTTGATCGGCGTGATCTGGAACTCGAACACTCTAATGAAGGGCATAAACAGGGTCATCCTTGGGACCGATGTGCttcaagaaagagaagccggAGTCCTGACTTTCGAGCGGCTCGAACAGAGGATCGAGCATTGTACCGACGATGATAAGCTCGTCCTTGTAAGTACTGATGCAGAAAGGCTTCGCCAAATGAACCCTGTTACGCTCTTGGTACTGAATGATTCAAAATTTATTACTCATCTCCTGCTGTCTATGACCTACTGA
- a CDS encoding WAPL family protein: MKEDTEQPSDLVKSATARHRKGNHATPIVQIESNEPSKSANPTTKASAKQSPGLKHEHFPSKDEPPVPEPVDKMLCRFQGQRGKEYHSAQNKRRKLDVSQKKQGLDQDVSHLLQDSSSRIAPRDKRDLSAVTDMSYTDEKRFVDQSDLKLQIGGQNLQQAKSYGSSGRNKVSTAMPYLQSTHMEQTKSKNKTLSIAADFATSRSQFQSNSKAETSTQVTARRRLVDSLGPLEPTVEDAVRASRTNDDTEVDPLPRHSPRRDSSSNSQPQTSSRPVKLVTDSANKGTAETSGPVSSRVGGCKVTYARQRSFLDDTSIVDSRRPSETLASTADSFVQGHRKYGPQILSNHASHLGDGETSDSGPVRGIHELRQAGDNSRFRSAIELIFEDIEDAYNTTSGRCSSFVQICEKLLDRQFVRRFLEHGFHERLVGCIDDRLDVVSASFALCACGLINLCDKLSHISLISHWSNVLVLSPVLLPVKRDLLSLSQSPATGLSRSVQMSIKQVLPRLSSSISGDEPAFELSPQFVALSSIQSCLVSLNNKGGSIEPIPATLSDHIVKLLLPERGKTIKLPVSRERFKTLALIFSILESYAIVFSAADHDQNYLSLRTLSRLHEILNLSQCNQGRQLRMYYIRAILNLTNNDPNLCNEYATPELVMGLVNIVMSDIRDASDNSSTGDDSSLNTLILVLGVLINMTEKSESARDLFLRLTLDSTPLIQSLLERFYEMVNSVSELGML; the protein is encoded by the exons ATGAAAGAAGACACTGAACAGCCTAGCGACCTTGTCAAATCCGCCACAGCCAGACATAGAAAGGGTAATCATGCGACACCAATAGTCCAGATTGAGAGTAATGAACCATCAAAATCTGCAAACCCCACAACTAAAGCATCGGCGAAGCAGTCTCCAGGGTTAAAACATGAGCATTTTCCATCTAAGGATGAACCCCCTGTTCCTGAGCCGGTTGATAAGATGCTTTGTCGCTTCCAAGGCCAGAGAGGGAAAGAATACCATTCTGCTCAAAACAAACGCAGGAAGCTTGACGTCTCCCAGAAAAAACAAGGTCTGGACCAAGATGTCTCACATCTGCTGCAAGATTCTAGTTCTCGGATAGCACCAAGAGACAAGAGAGATTTGAGTGCAGTCACAGACATGAGTTACACAGACGAAAAGCGCTTTGTCGATCAGAGTGACCTCAAGCTACAAATTGGTGGTCAGAATCTCCAGCAAGCGAAATCTTATGGTAGTTCTGGGAGAAACAAAGTATCTACTGCCATGCCTTATTTGCAGTCAACCCATATGGAGCAGACGAAATCTAAGAACAAAACACTCTCAATCGCCGCAGACTTTGCTACTTCACGCTCTCAATTTCAATCTAATTCGAAGGCAGAGACCAGCACACAAGTAACTGCACGAAGGCGATTAGTGGATTCACTTGGCCCCCTGGAGCCGACAGTCGAAGATGCAGTGCGAGCATCCAGAACCAACGACGACACCGAAGTCGACCCGCTTCCCCGCCACAGCCCTCGTAGAGACTCTTCATCAAACTCTCAGCCACAAACGAGTTCTCGGCCTGTTAAGCTGGTGACTGACAGTGCAAACAAGGGCACTGCTGAAACATCTGGCCCAGTCTCATCCAGAGTGGGAGGCTGTAAGGTCACTTACGCGCGACAGCGGTCTTTCTTGGATGACACGTCTATTGTTGACAGTCGTCGTCCTTCCGAAACACTGGCTTCAACAGCGGACAGCTTTGTTCAAGGGCACCGAAAATACGGACCCCAGATTCTCTCCAATCATGCGTCGCATCTTGGTGACGGAGAAACAAGCGACAGCGGTCCTGTTCGTGGGATTCACGAGCTTAGGCAAGCTGGAGACAACTCCCGCTTTCGAAGCGCGATTGAATTAATATTTGAAGACATTGAGGATGCATACAATACCACATCTGGTAGATGCAGTAGTTTTGTCCAGATATGTGAAAAGCTACTGGACCGTCAGTTTGTCCGACGCTTCCTCGAACATGGCTTCCACGAACGACTCGTCGGGTGCATAGATGATCGCCTTGATGTGGTATCTGCATCGTTCGCCCTTTGCGCATGCGGATTGATCAATCTATGCGACAAGTTATCTCACATCTCATTAATCAGCCACTGGTCGAATGTGCTGGTTCTATCTCCTGTGCTACTGCCCGTGAAACGTGATCTTTTGTCTCTGTCACAATCACCAGCTACTGGGTTATCAAGATCGGTACAAATGTCCATCAAGCAAGTTTTACCACGTTTATCTTCTAGCATCAGTGGAGACGAGCCGGCTTTCGAATTATCGCCTCAATTCGTGGCTCTTAGTAGCATCCAGTCTTGCCTAGTAAGTTTGAACAATAAGGGCGGCAGCATTGAACCCATTCCGGCGACTTTGTCAGACCACATTGTCAAATTGTTACTCCCAGAAAGAGGCAAGACTATCAAACTTCCTGTATCGCGGGAAAGGTTCAAGACACTGGCCTTGATTTTCTCGATACTGGAGTCTTACGCGATCGTATTCAGCGCAGCAGACCACGATCAGAACTACCTGTCTCTGAGAACACTTTCTCGGCTTCATGAAATTCTCAATCTGAGCCAGTGCAACCAGGGTAGGCAACTTCGCATGTACTATATTCGAGCAATATTGAACCTCACCAATAACGACCCCAACCTCTGTAACGAATATGCAACACCAGAGCTGGTGATGGGATTGGTCAACATCGTGATGTCAGATATTCGCGACGCATCCGACAATAGTTCTACAGGGGACGACAGCTCCTTGAACACATTAATCTTGGTCTTGGGGGTACTTATCAATATGACAGAGAAAAGCGAGTCAGCGAGGGATCTTTTCCTTCGCCTGACTCTCGATTCGACACCTTTAATCCAATCACTTTTGGAACGATTTTACGAAATGGTGAATTCGGTCAGCGAG TTAGGGATGCTTTGA
- the rps1 gene encoding 40S ribosomal protein eS1: MAVGKNKRLSKGKKGVKKRTVDPFSRKDEYSVKAPSTFQIRDVGKTLVNRTSGLKNANDSLKGRIFEVSLADLQNDEDHAFRKVKLRVDEVQGKNCLTNFHGLDFTTDKLRSLVRKWQSLIEANVTVKTTDDYLLRLFAIAFTKRRPNQIKKTTYARSSQIRAIRKKMIEIMQREAASCSLAQLTHKLIPEVIGREIEKATQGIYPLQNVHIRKVKLLKAPKFDLGALLNLHGESTTDDKGHKVEREFKEQVLESV, from the exons ATGGCGGTTGGAAA GAACAAGCGCTTGTcgaagggcaagaagggTGTTAAGAAGAGGACCGTTGATCCTTTCTCCAGGAAGGACGAATACTCTGTTAAG GCGCCTTCCACTTTCCAGATCAGAGA TGTCGGGAAGACTCTGGTCAACCGCACCAGTGGTCTCAAGAACGCCAATGACTCCCTGAAGGGTCGAATTTTCGAGGTCTCGCTGGCTGACCTGCAGAATGATGAAGACCATGCTTTCCGCAAGGTTAAGCTTCGTGTGGACGAGGTTCAGGGCAAGAACTGTTTGACCAACTTCCACGGTCTTGATTTCACAACCGACAAATTGCGATCCCTCGTGCGCAAGTGGCAGTCGCTGATCGAAGCCAATGTCACTGTGAAGACGACCGATGATTATCTCCTTCGGCTTTTTGCTATCGCCTTCACCAAGAGACGCCCGAACCAGATTAAGAAGACCACATATGCTCGTTCTTCTCAAATCCGTGCCATCCgcaagaagatgattgaAATCATGCAGAGGGaggcagccagctgctcTCTCGCTCAGCTCACTCACAAGCTCATTCCTGAGGTCATTGGTCGTGAGATCGAGAAGGCTACCCAGGGAATCTATCCTTTGCAGAAT GTCCATATTCGCAAGGTCAAGCTTCTTAAGGCTCCCAAGTTCGACCTGGGTGCACTGCTGAATCTGCACGGTGAATCTACAACCGATGATAAGGGCCACAAGGTCGAGAGAGAGTTCAAGGAGCAGGTTCTCGAAAGCGTTTAA
- a CDS encoding serine--tRNA ligase SES1 has protein sequence MLDLADFVSDRGGNPNKIKESQRKRFAPENVVDEVIALYEEARRARYEVMQIGSELNALQKEIGKRKKNKEDAGVLMEQKAALEKRKKEAEEHASEQESRRDRKIRTIGNYVHESVPVSNNEDDNVVVRTWAPENVLVEKRNCLSHHEVLTRLDGYDSERGVKIVGHRGYCLTGYGLFLNLALINYGLEFLWRKGYKPNQPPQFMLKELMAKTAQLEQFDEELYKVTESDDKSTDKYLIATSEQPLSALHDGEWIQDKDLPIKYAGYSTCYRKEAGAHGKDAWGIFRVHQFEKVEQFVLTKPENSWQVFEEMMATSEEFYQSLGLPYQVVAIVSGALNNAASKKYDLEAWFPFQGEYKELVSCSNCTDYQARALEIRYGTKKATDVKKSYVHALNATLCATERTLCCILENYQTDDGFNVPEPLRKYIPGAPEFLPYTKDLPKDTTSHKSKSRQDIKTAAGTGEATKKLQDLQV, from the exons ATGCTTGATCTTGCCGACTTTGTCTCCGATCGCGGTGGGAATCCGAATAAGATCAAGGAGAGCCAGCGGAAGCGATTTGCACCAGAAAATGTGGTCGACGAAGTGATTGCTCTCTATGAGGAGGCTCGTCGAG CGCGTTACGAAGTCATGCAAATAGGATCAGAGCTCAACGCGCTCCAAAAAGAAATCGGAAAGCGAAAGAAG AATAAAGAGGATGCGGGTGTCTTGATGGAACAGAAGGCCGCTCTAGAAAAACGGAAAAAAGAGGCTGAAGAGCATGCCTCTGAACAGGAAAGCAGGAGAGATCGTAAGATTCGGACAATTGGAAACTATGTTCATGAGTCAGTGCCTGTGAGCAATAATGAG GATGACAATGTGGTGGTCAGAACGTGGGCTCCGGAAAACGTGTTGGTAGAGAAGCGCAACTGTCTTTCTCATCACGAAGTCCTTACCCGCCTTGATGGGTACGATTCGGAGCGTGGTGTTAAAATCGTTGGCCATCGTGGATATTGTTTGACAGGCTACGGTCTGTTCCTAAACCTGGCTCTTATAAACTATGGTCTTGAATTTCTTTGGAGGAAAGGGTACAAACCCAACCAGCCGCCTCAATTCATGCTCAAAGAGTTGATGGCGAAGACTGCGCAACTCGAGCAGTTTGATGAGGAGCTGTACAAGGTGACTGAGAGCGATGACAAGTCCACCGACAAGTATCTCATAGCCACCTCTGAACAACCGCTGTCGGCCCTGCACGACGGAGAATGGATCCAGGACAAAGATCTTCCAATCAA ATATGCCGGGTACAGTACATGCTACCGAAAGGAGGCCGGTGCTCATGGAAAAGATGCCTGGGGTATCTTTCGCGTCCATCAATTTGAGAAG GTTGAACAATTCGTTCTTACCAAGCCTGAAAACTCATGGCAAGTTtttgaggagatgatggccacGTCAGAAGAGTTTTATCAGTCGCTCGGTCTTCCATATCAGGTCGTAGCCATCGTTTCAGGCGCATTGAACAATGCTGCGTCGAAGAAGTACGACCTCGAGGCCTGGTTCCCGTTCCAGGGTGAATACAAGGAATTAGTTTCTTGTTCCAACTGCACCGACTACCAGGCGCGAGCTCTGGAAATACGCTATGGCACAAAGAAAGCCACTGATGTCAAGAAATCCTATGTCCACGCGCTCAATGCTACGCTATGTGCTACAGAGCGTACGCTTTGTTGCATCCTTGAGAATTATCAAACTGATGAT GGATTCAATGTGCCCGAGCCTCTGAGGAAATATATCCCCGGCGCTCCTGAATTCTTACCATACACCAAAGATCTTCCTAAAGACACGACATCTCATAAATCCAAAAGCAGACAGGACATTAAAACTGCAGCCGGCACCGGGGAAGCCACCAAGAAGCTACAGGACCTTCAGGTCTAA
- the nap1 gene encoding histone chaperone NAP1, whose amino-acid sequence MSEPIRNKKADFPVAPTPQNTPANNAPISSHAQQPGVASIKEESLDHATAASLFARNPGLVSMIQGKLGSLVGRSSGYIESLPAPVRRRVAGLKGIQKEHAKLEAQFQEEVLELEKKYFAKFTPLYQRRATIVNGAAEPTDDEVQAGKEEEEEEEVDVKAEDERKQEEKDITTPGIPEFWLSAMKNQISLAEMITDRDEEALKHLTDVRMEYLDRPGFRLIFEFAENEFFTNKTISKTYYYKEESGYGGDFIYDHAEGCKIDWKADKDLTVRVESKKQRNKNTKQTRVVKVTVPTESFFNFFSPPQPPTDDDDTIATDIEERLELDYQLGEDIKEKLIPRAIDWFTGEALQFEELGDDMDADEFDDEDDEDEEEDEDDDDDRRSDRDVDDESEEEDGTSKPKKEAAECKQS is encoded by the exons ATGTCTGAGCCTATTAGGAACAAGAAGGCGGACTTTCCGGTCGCACC GACACCGCAAAACACACCGGCTAACAATGCACCTATCTCTTCTCATGCTCAACAACCCGGTGTTGCAAGCATCAAAGAAG AGTCACTCGATCACGCTACGGCTGCTTCTCTTTTTGCAAGGAATCCCGGGCTTGTGTCCATGATTCAAGGTAAACTTGGGTCGCTTGTCGGGCGCTCATCAGGCTACATCGAGTCTCTCCCTGCCCCGGTCCGTCGCCGTGTTGCTGGCTTGAAGGGTATTCAGAAGGAGCATGCCAAGCTCGAGGCTCAGTTTCAGGAGGAAGTCCTcgagcttgagaagaagtACTTTGCCAAATTTACACCCCTCTATCAGAGACGTGCCACGATTGTCAATGGGGCTGCAGAACCGACCGACGACGAAGTCCAGGCCggcaaggaggaagaagaagaagaagaggtagatGTTAAGGCCGAAGATGAGCGcaagcaggaggagaaagacatCACAACGCCTGGAATCCCTGAATTCTGGCTCTCCGCCATGAAGAACCAAATCTCCCTTGCAGAAATGATCACTGATCGGGATGAGGAGGCTCTCAAACATCTCACCGATGTTCGGATGGAGTATCTTGATCGCCCTGGTTTCCGACTCATATTTGAATTCGCGGAGAACGAGTTTTTCACCAACAAGACTATCTCAAAAACTTACTACTACAAGGAAGAGAGTGGTTACGGTGGTGATTTCATCTATGATCATGCGGAGGGTTGCAAGATCGACTGGAAGGCTGACAAGGATCTTACTGTTCGCGTGGAAAGCAAAAAGCAACGCAACAAGA ACACCAAACAAACCCGAGTCGTTAAGGTCACAGTTCCTACCGAATCCTTTTTCaacttcttctctcctccacaaccaccgactgacgatgatgacaccATCGCCACTGACATTGAAGAACGCCTCGAACTTGACTATCAGCTTGGCGAGGACATCAAAGAGAAGCTTATCCCGCGTGCAATCGATTGGTTTACCGGCGAGGCTCTCCAGTTCGAGGAGTTGGGTGACGACATGGATGCCGACgagtttgatgatgaggacgatgaagacgaggaggaggatgaggacgacgatgatgaccgAAGATCCGATCGCGATGTTGACGATGAgtccgaggaagag GATGGCACCTCGAAGCCAAAGAAGGAAGCAGCAGAGTGTAAACAAAGCTGA